Within the Medicago truncatula cultivar Jemalong A17 chromosome 4, MtrunA17r5.0-ANR, whole genome shotgun sequence genome, the region TCTTCGATCGGCTTTGACGGGAATGCACTCCTTACTCTTGCCAGCACTACCACTTTCTCTAGTTTGCTATGCTATTTATTTTCAACGtgttttatctttttatctAAAACAATAATTTGTTCGGACACTCTAGGGTTGACCTAATGTTATCAATCAATTAGTAGCGATCATTCATATGCGTTGGTGATTAGTGTGGGAAAACagatcaacctcctcacctcgGTTCTATGTCGTATCGTCATCAACTCATTTAAGGACGTCAACTTAAATACTTCATTTGATTGATATTATGagtaaaaattaacttttatatatatgagAGGTGTAGAGAGTGTGATGTTCAAAGACGGTTAGTCATCAAAACCACGGTGTATCTTCTAGGGTATCGCGAGGACACAACAATAACTAGATTAAAGATCTATATAGCGATTGGACCTTGatctaaattgaaaaaaaaaaaaaaaaaaactatattagttCCTtcaaatttactaaaatacccacaactgtaataataaaaaaaattgaaacctGCTTTACCTCCTCCGGCCGGTTTaagtaataaaagaaaaagattggaaaaaaaaaagtagtaagagaaaaagataatttaACTAATCTGTTTCCATTTTAAAATAGACAAAGAAAGCTTTGTAGATTTTTGCTTCATCAATTTTTAACGATGATGGTACATAGTTTgtttattacaatttttattttttttttacaaaaataaggGTAGATGGCTTGCTTAACGAAGATTACAAATTaactttttatgttttatagTCGTTAAATATTACGTGCATTCGAAGATAAAATACCAGCAACATAACAACCAAAttcatctataaaaaaattagtatttctTTAATCGACTCTAGAATAGGGAAATGAACAAGGATTCATATGATTTTCATTACTTTGATGAACGTGATTGATTATTCCTAGCTAGTTATACTTTGCCTTTCCCTCAACAAGCATTCTTTCCACATCAAAAACTTGGGGCAAAGCATTGGTTTCCAAACTTTAAAAATGCAATGAacattatcaaaagaaaaagaaaaaggagggAGATGAATAAAATGGAATTCCAATTGAGAAAGCACCAATGTTGAGAGTGACcaatcattcattttcttctttcatcTTTTGAGAGTCACAACACTCAAAACATTCGATTAACACATACAAGGGTTTCCCGTTCAACCGTTCACGACCCTGTCACAttattcatataaataaatcattagCACATGGTTACATAACTTAATGGTtcatagcaacaaaaaaaattcaattatgtTAGTGAACAAATAATGAATGAGATACTTCTAGTTATATCATACCTTTAATTCTGGTAATTCAATTACACATGCACACTCAACAATCTCTGCTCCAACACGTCctgaaagacaaaaaaaaaaactacatgtGAACATAACTTTTTTACTTACGCATTTGCGAATGTAactatttgttacacttttaacTGAATTATTTGAATTTGCAAAAGAACTAACCTAGCAAGTCCATAGCAGCACAAAGTGTTCCACCAGTagcaatcaaatcatcaactaCTAAGGCACGTTCACCATGTTCAACTCCTCCAACATGCATCTCAAGACAATCCCTTCCGTATTCCAATATGTACTCTTGAGAAATTACTTTGCCTGACACCAAACAAACTATTTCTTAGCAAAAAATCTGATAAAAGTATGTTGAAAGAACAATTGAAACTATACATACCAGGCAACTTTTTTGGTTTCCTCAATGGTACAAATTTTGCTCCTATTGCCAATGCAATGGGAGGACCAAAAATAAAACCCCTGGCTTCAATTCCTGcgaaacataaaataaaataaaaataaaaaaattcatttttgtcaTATGAACATAGATTCTTCATTTTTAAATACGGACTAATGTTAATATATAGCGCACATTTTAATACACAACCTCTTTCAtcggttaaaattcacatgaacccaccaaatttatatatgaaaCTCACATGATTTGGTGGAGTAGTCCATGCAAATTTTAACTACTTAAAGAGAGTGTGTTGACCAATATTTGCTGCTAGCATTACTCTTAAATAAGATTCTTCAAACACGCATCAACAGTCGATTGAGGGATTCAGAATATTTGATTTGTGAGGgcaatatcatataatataaatatattttttaaggaatatatatacacacacaccaATGCATACAATATAATGCACCAACCGCCAATAGCTCCGTTGCGTTTTGACTCaaaatttaatgtttgttttttgaaaaaagcgTGATACGATTTGGTGATGCTGGAAAAAATGGGTGTTTTGGAAAAATGGTGGCAcgattttggatcaaattttagTACTGTACTGGTGTATGAGATCAAATTGTGGCATGATTTGCTCGAATGTGAAACACTATTTAAGCACTCTTTGACCTATTCTTTAAGTGAGCTTGTGAATATCATGAAAATCAAAGGAGGGAACTTTTACGAAACATAAAGGCTAAAGGGTGAGGGTCTTTGGGGTGAGATTCAAAGTGTCCAAATGTGAATCTTGTAGAACCGAAAAAGGGGGCTCTAGGGAGAAGGTCGGTGCTTTTTGGGGAGAGATTCATGGGTTGGGAAACACATTAAAGGAGAGTCTATGTGAGCAACGTAACTTGGGTGAGTCTTGGGAGACCAAAAAAGAATATCCTTAGGAAATCAAAAGCTAAGGGTTGGTTCTCTTTTGAgggttagattctagagttgggAAACAATTGGGAAAGGGAAACACCTTGGCTGATTGAAATCATTGAGTCTCTTGTTCATGAGAAGAGATTGGAAAAAGAGTAGAAATTAAGTTTGTTCATGGAGAGCTTGGTAGtgctaatttcttgtaatcattttgtatctctttgtaaagaagtCATTGATATTGAAACATAGAGATCACCCCcccgcccccccccccccccccccccccccccccgtcTTGTTTATTCTTTGGTTTGATTGTGGTTTTGCTTTAAACCTGGttactagattagatctagatctattgttgttgcttgtagTTTTTTTGGTTATTGGTTGTCATTGATACTTGCCCCACAGATCTAAATTTCATTGATGTGTGAGTTTTGGAGTTACCGAACTCACAACAAGCTCTAATGTAAATCCGTCCCTCGTCAACATTGTACAAAATATAAGTAGAATCGGTGTGTGTAAActgatgaaagaaaaaaattactaaaaaaaatgaaaattgtatcACATTACGATGTCGAATGTCATGATTCTTTGACATCCAAATTTTGATATCAAATATGGtgtcctttaaattttttatgtatttt harbors:
- the LOC25493618 gene encoding adenine phosphoribosyltransferase 4 isoform X1, with the protein product MSGYKVQDSRLHGIKNKIRVVPNFPKPGIMFQDITPLLLDPKAFKDTVDLFVERYKGKNISIVAGIEARGFIFGPPIALAIGAKFVPLRKPKKLPGKVISQEYILEYGRDCLEMHVGGVEHGERALVVDDLIATGGTLCAAMDLLGRVGAEIVECACVIELPELKGRERLNGKPLYVLIECFECCDSQKMKEENE
- the LOC25493618 gene encoding adenine phosphoribosyltransferase 4 isoform X2 — its product is MFQDITPLLLDPKAFKDTVDLFVERYKGKNISIVAGIEARGFIFGPPIALAIGAKFVPLRKPKKLPGKVISQEYILEYGRDCLEMHVGGVEHGERALVVDDLIATGGTLCAAMDLLGRVGAEIVECACVIELPELKGRERLNGKPLYVLIECFECCDSQKMKEENE